The segment AATTTAATCAACAGGAACCTACACGTTCTCCATAGCTTTTTTGTACAGTTTATTCAGAACAACTTGAGAAGAACGAAGAATCACTGAGAAAACGAAAAGCAGCTTCAAGACTTTATCcaatttttcaaatatttgaCAACTCCTTGAAACTTCAACGGCAACTGAGTTACACAATcatcattcatcatcatcatctctgcATATTAAGAAAACGCAAAGAGATTAAGAACTCTTTCAAAACATAACAACAAAGCCTTGATAATCATCATCATACCTTGGTTTCTTCCACCTTATAATCATCAAGCGTCACTTCAGTCAAATAAAACGCAGGATGCAAGCTCTGTAACCACCGGGAAACAAACAAAGAGACCAAAATTTCAATCAGATCAAGAAACTGAATCAAAAGTTTTAATCAAAATCTGCGAAAGCCCAAGACTTTACATCGAGCTTTTTCTGAACGGTCCTTGGCCGCTTCTTAGGCCGGCGCGGTGGTCGGTGACCCACAACCGCCATGAAATCCTCCTCGATTTCCTTCTTCGACAGCTTCACGAAAAACTTGGGCCGCACCATCATCTCCTTCGCCGCCGTCTCGGCTTCCACCGCTCCGCATCTCTCCTTCACAACCCTCGTCGGGTCGTTTCTCGACGGCGGCGGCGACGGATTCACTATCCTCCCCTCAGCTGGTTCCTTGCACGCCGCTCTTCGTTTCCTCAGATTCCACGGCTTCACCGGAGAAACCTCTTTCTCCTCCTGACCGGAGCCGGAGCCATCGGTTCTCCGTTGTTCTTCGTCTCGCTCCCCGAGAGCATACATCGATTGCGTGATCTTATCCCTCACCGTCTTCAGATCCGACATGATCTTCACCCTGAACTCCTCGAtcccttcctcttcctcctcctcgccGCCGTCATCCACAGATTTCAACGGCGCGTTCCTCGGCCGGCGATGCTGGCTGTTTCTGTTGCTGCTCCTGCTCCGATGTTCAGACTCGCCGGAGGCGGGGATCGCGACGGAGGAATCAGAGAATCTCAGAGGCGGAGATCGGCGTCGGAGACGGGGATCGCCGGAACCGCTTCCGCTGCTCGTAGATTCGATCTTCGTGCACGTGAGATGTCGCTGACTCCCCCACTTCAAGCTCGGGAGCGTGAAGTTATGGAGAGTCTTGGGTCGCTCCGGtctcgtcgtcgtcgtcgtcatcTCACCGCGAAATACCATTGATCGGTGCACTCTAGAACCGAttcaatctctttctctttccctGGCTTTCTCGACTCTTTCCAAGATCGCCGGAAAATTTTACCGGCGGTGAGGTTTTTTTTTCTCGGCTTTTGTTAAGGATACCGTCAGAGAATGGCCAAAGCTTTGTTTATATATACGGGGGAAGGAGGAAGATTGTAAATCAATGGTTGATCGGAGGGTATTTTCGGAAATATCAATGATGGTTCGCTACAATGCGCATGTATGTACTCGGGGTTTACATTTTCCCGGGTTCAGAAGAGTTTCATTTTTAAGTGAATGATGAATTAATAGCCGTCGGATTGTATTCTGTCTTTCATATTAGCCGTTTATTTTAACCCACCGCACCATATCAGTCGGAATCATTCctatcttctttttctcttccTCTCCTCCGTTTCCAAAATCATATGATCGGGGCTAATCCACTTTTACTAGgtcaatttcatattttaatatgttaccaaatttagttttagtaattttttaatgaagAAATTAATGGCTTATAGGACTTGATGATCTGGTTACTAAAAACTCTAGGATTTTTGATactaatttattattgtttaaaaaaatatatattacgaTTATATAAACTATGAAAAAAATTCTTATGGTTTTATTTGCATTATCTTAGACGTTCTATAAAATTTGATGATTTTACTTGCCCATTGCTAAAATTTCTTATAAATTGTTCTCCGTTAATTTATATGCAtagattatttatgaaattataaCCCCAAACTTTCTTGCATGCAAACATTAATAGTAATCTACCTATTAagatctttctaattttttttcttttttggttgaattaatttgttctatgatttttattggatggaaaataatttaattaaaaattgaatatagcTTTCAAGAAATGAATATATGCATAACTTGAATTTGATTATATGTTCACAATATTAAAAATGACATACTTAGTAACATACACAAGAAAAATTTTATGATACAAATTTTCTAAGGAATTTCAAATTTAACGTAACTGCAGTTATATGTCACGCGTTGATGAGTTCATGTGGCTTTTTCCGAATTGGTCTCTGGGTCTATGTTAGATAAAATGCTTCTTCAGTTTAATGTATCATCAGGTTTACTAAGCTGGAACATGCCCTGCTCTAGAAACAAATCTCTAAACACTTCTcttttattaaaacagaatccAACCATCGGATCTAAcctttcttttgtaaaattttaaattaaatacactattttattatatacagTAAAACCTCTATCAATTAGTAATATtgggactacaccaaaactatattttttattaatttatagaagttattaatttatcaatatattaattgaaccaaaaacttaatttggaactataaaattatattattttatagaagtttttagtgtatattaatttatagattattaatttaaaaaggttATACTGTAGTTAAATTCACTCTTCTAATCATAGTaacattatattaataaatttatttccaAACAATACAATAACTAATCTTAtgtccaaacaatataaaacataatgtcgtacatttttaataatttttttatcttcttttaaattatttgatttaaaattactcaaatattttatagaagttaaaaataaatataactatttttgaGGGTTTAGATACATAGAAAAAtcatttaatatgaaattaattaaattaatagactattttttgtattttcataaaaaaatcacatttctttaaacttaataaatattagtttattttttagattcttatttttaaatcatttttattcttCAGAACATATAACTATATATGCGAGATTATGCTTGGTTTAAGTTAAATCAAATAGGTTTtacaaataaaatgttagagttaataaattaacatcaaacaggttttataattaaaaatttatcaaataagtatatatcacaAATTTAGCCAAAacaattacatatattttattaaaacttagtAATGAAACGGGTTGAAgtaattaaaatcaaaattaaataatatctaaaataattttCCTATTTAATATAACCTAGACTATGATCCGCGCTTAAAGcgaagaaatattttttaacaaaatataatttacaatatcaatagcttttaacattttttataactaatatatatatatatacatatatatttttagtgtaCTTTAGAACCATATCCTACCCTTGGACTCAACCTTACTTATAATTATATGGTTTtaaattacactaaaataaaaatgctaaaacatttgtaaattatattttgttaaaaaataatgaAGAACACGgactatctatactattatctatgaagtgatttagcttatttgttatgattttcatgattttaggtaattttgctTAATTGTCATggtttccatgattttagtcaattttgtttatttgtcttgtttttattaggttttagcttagtcattgatttattaataatttttagctgaatcactaatttattaattaaaaaaatatttgtaatgaattttatatataattaaaacgaatttttatttaataatatttaaatctatatgttatattaaaattcttattttcttatttgtcatattttattaggttttaagcttttatatagatcattaatttattattagtttttaactgagtatttattaattttcacaaaacccgtaatgaattttatatataataaaacacccattttattttaataatattaaatttatatgttatattaaataattaattataaactaatataataaaattgtgaaagtatatttaaaaattaagagaattcttatatatattttgttgctatctgtaaacaatattttttattataaagttaaaaaactaagatataaaacagtttataattaaatattaacaaaaatatttatataaagatattttctaaactatttctaatatatgagtgtcttaaaacttttaacacaataataagtacatagtttgatgaacgtttttttgacatatataaataatttgatgtttgatttaactatttaaaatcataaataataacttaacttATGACTGAGTTAAATACAttttttgcttttactttaaaCCAGTTTAAGTTTAATCCGTGAAACACTATAGCTTCAGTTGGTGACCACtagaagaatgaaaaaaataaacaaaataaaaaaataaaattttggaattgaaaaaataaaaaaaaaatatgattttttgttcaatttgttccttatcaaaattgcaTAGGAAAATTTGTTCTTATAAATTCATTCTTCCATAGagaatttagaagaaaaaaatgagatttacctttcaataatttgactaaaattttaacaaaactaGTATAAATTTTGAGGAACAAAGAATTGACCATAATTTGTTTCCTTCAACATGTTCACCAattagagttttataatgccgatttttagattaataagacataaaataataagtattcGTAAGACGATtttgcccgcatatgcgggcaaaacacctagtactCTAGTTAAATCTTATATTTGATGTGGGTCATAAACATgtattaagaatatatataattttaaaaataatttgaaaagttttcatatgtatCCAAAAGGTTAGTTTAGAATTATGACTACTTAACAATTAGAGAGATAGAATTTATAGTcaactttccatttttttttgtttttagtgtTTTGTATTACTCTAGTAAAGAAGTCGAAGATAACGAGGGATATATTAACAACACTACTTAACTTTTACAAGCTTCTCAGAAATAGAAATATGAATTCAAAGATAAGACTCTAGATGTAACTTTTGGTATAACATAAAGTATTGGCCATCTCATTGGTATTTCATATTTATCAAAAGGTCTTCTCATTCTGCCAAAGGAGCACACATGGATAAATAAGCTCTGGCCACAGGCCTTCACTAATCAAGATTCAATAGTGTTCTTCTTTTTGCAAGTGTAGAGAAGAAAATAACCAGCTCCTGCAGCTATCACTGACATAATTAAACCTGGCTTATTGATCTTGAATGGAATCCGGCTACCGATATAACCCGCAGCCCACCGTACCACAAAACTAAATCCGCAACTTGCTTTAAACTTCTGGATTGAGAATCCCTGAATCAAAATCAAACATAAGCAGTAGTAACAAGGTTAAGAACGCAAACAC is part of the Brassica rapa cultivar Chiifu-401-42 chromosome A09, CAAS_Brap_v3.01, whole genome shotgun sequence genome and harbors:
- the LOC103840559 gene encoding uncharacterized protein LOC103840559, producing MVFRGEMTTTTTRPERPKTLHNFTLPSLKWGSQRHLTCTKIESTSSGSGSGDPRLRRRSPPLRFSDSSVAIPASGESEHRSRSSNRNSQHRRPRNAPLKSVDDGGEEEEEEGIEEFRVKIMSDLKTVRDKITQSMYALGERDEEQRRTDGSGSGQEEKEVSPVKPWNLRKRRAACKEPAEGRIVNPSPPPSRNDPTRVVKERCGAVEAETAAKEMMVRPKFFVKLSKKEIEEDFMAVVGHRPPRRPKKRPRTVQKKLDSLHPAFYLTEVTLDDYKVEETKR